CGGCGCGCTTCCGAGGAAAGCCGCCCCATGGGCAAGAGAATCGCGATGGACCATGGCAGACCAGCTGAGCCGAAGCGAATTAATGGTCAATAGCTCGGTTTTTATCTCCTTGAGAAAATTCAGATCGACCATACCGGCGAATAAATACTCCGCCTCCTCGCCGAAATATCCCTGAAATGTATCGGGATATACGAAGGGCGATGTTTCACGAAGTGTCGGCCGCAGATGCGACCAGGCGACCTCGAGTTCAAGCGCTTTTTTATTCCCCAAATTAAGAAAAATACCGTCGAGCAGATTATTCTGCAGGACATAGGGAGAATACGCTATCTTCCTCGAAATGGATGCGCCGTTCGGTACGATATCGATCCTCAGATCAAGATCACCCATGAACAATTTGTCGGTGAATGAAACGAGGCCTTTGTCGAACATGACGTCGCCATGCTTTCCGTATTGATAGCCGACGGAGACACTCTCGGCCGGATTGAAGCGTATCGCACTTGCCGTATATATCTGGTCGTTGAAATCGTACCCTATCCAGCTCGCTGTCGGTGCATCTCCGATGAGATCCCCGAACGCGTTATAGAACGCCTGCTTCGTGGGGTAACCGGAGGCATCGTCATATGTTATCCGGATCAATAAACCGCGATAAATATCGATAGGCATAAGCGATACCGATGCCAGAAGGAACAGAACGGCTGTGATCACTCTTCGTAAATGCATCGTTACTCCGGCAATAACATTGCGGCCGTCTCGAGTGATAGTATAGTACAGTACATCGATTTTGTCAATAATTCTGACAATATTATATGGAAGATTCCGCTCTTATCGGGGCAGCCCGGACGGCGCCATCGAGCCAGGTGCCATATTAAGGTCGACGGATTCACCCATGACATCCTTGTTCCGCGTTACCGGCGTTTCGCCCTTGAGGTCTTCGACAAGCTGCATGAGCTTCTTCTGTACCCGCTGCATCTTAAGCAAATTGCTCACCTGTATCCTGCCCCGATCATCAAGCGATCGTATGCCGTACTGCTTTTCCAGGATCGCGCGCTGCTGCGTATAAAAAAGCTCTATCTCCTGCGGTGTCGGGTCCGGAACGAATTCGAGCATCTTTTTACGCACATAGTATTCGAATTTCAACGAACGGACCGCCAACTCGATGTATTCCTTCGCCTCTTTGCTGTTATAGAAATTCTCACGCTCCGCCTTTCGGACGACGAGATATTTGCTGATATAATCATCAAGTACTTTCTGCTTTATACCCCTGTCATTCCTGTACTGCGCAAGCTGTTCCTTCGGCACACCGGAACTCTCGAGCGTTAATGCAAGGATAGCGTTGAATTCCTTTTCAAAAATGGTCGCTGTGCCTATCTTTGCGACCCATTTGCCCTTTTCGGTATCCCGCTCGCATGCGAGCGGCAGCAGTAAGGCGATAACAACAAGGATCACTGGCGACATTCGGGACATGGTACACTCCTGACCATTTGGTCGTGGGATTATATCACGTGCCGCAGCATTTTGCAATGTCACGGCTTGACTTTTGTCATTGTGCGGGGTACACTCCGGCAACATCGAGGCAGTACATGCAGGCAAATGTCGATATAAAAGCGATAACCGCGGAAGTCAAGGAAGAAAGCCAGTTCGTCAAGCGTCTCTCCTCGGAAGTAGGCAAGGTCATCGTCGGCCAGCAGGATATGCTCATGAAAATGATCATGGGCATGCTCTGCGATGGACATATTCTCATCGAAGGCGTGCCGGGGCTCGCTAAAACACTCACGATAAAGTCTTTTGCGGACGCCATCGATGCATCGTTCAAGCGCATCCAGTTCACGCCGGACCTGCTCCCGGCCGATATCGTCGGTACCGAGATCTACAATCAGAAGTCGGGCGATTTCACCACCAAAAAAGGACCGGTGTTCGCGAACATCGTGCTCGCCGATGAGATAAACCGCTCACCGGCAAAGGTACAGTCGGCGCTCCTCGAGGCGATGCAGGAACATCAGGTCACCATCGGCGATTCGACCTACAAGCTGCCCGAACCGTTCATGGTCCTCGCAACGGAGAACCCCATCGAACAGGAAGGCACCTATCAGCTCCCCGAAGCGCAGGTCGACCGCTTCCTCATGAAGATATTCGTGACCTATCCCTCCAAGGATGAAGAAAAGCTGATCGTTGAACGAATGAGCAAAAGCGAGCAGCCGTCATGCAAGACAGTGGTCAGTGTAAAAGACATGGTCAGTGCGCGGGAAACGGTGGAGCGCATTTACATCGAAGAGAAGATCATCGATTACATCATGGATGTCGTCTTCGCCACACGCACCCCTGCGAAATACGGCCTTGACAGCGCGCACATCTCGTACGGTGCATCACCGCGCGCGAGCATTGCGCTCACCAAGCTCGCCAAGGCGCATGCGTTCGTACGCGGCCGCGGCTTCGTTACACCGGAAGATGTCCGTGTCGTCGGCTATGATGTGCTGCGCCACCGTATCGTCCCGAGCTATGAGGCAGAAGCGGAGAATATCACCGCGGATGCGATCATCGCGAAGATCTTCGACACCATCGAAGTGCCGTAAGGGTTCCGACCCCTATTTCGCCACACGCACGAAGATATTCATCCCAAGTTCAAAATAGCCGATGCGCATCGCATCACGAGAAAACCCCGCGTCCGTGAGTATCCGTGCTATCGATACCGGTGAATAGGCATCTTTATGCTCATCGACTTCCTGCGAACTTAAGAGTTTCACGGCTGAAAGGAATCGAAGCAGCTGCTCCGTCCACCCGGCAGGGGTGGTCATGATGAAACTGCCG
The Spirochaetota bacterium DNA segment above includes these coding regions:
- a CDS encoding MoxR family ATPase, with the protein product MQANVDIKAITAEVKEESQFVKRLSSEVGKVIVGQQDMLMKMIMGMLCDGHILIEGVPGLAKTLTIKSFADAIDASFKRIQFTPDLLPADIVGTEIYNQKSGDFTTKKGPVFANIVLADEINRSPAKVQSALLEAMQEHQVTIGDSTYKLPEPFMVLATENPIEQEGTYQLPEAQVDRFLMKIFVTYPSKDEEKLIVERMSKSEQPSCKTVVSVKDMVSARETVERIYIEEKIIDYIMDVVFATRTPAKYGLDSAHISYGASPRASIALTKLAKAHAFVRGRGFVTPEDVRVVGYDVLRHRIVPSYEAEAENITADAIIAKIFDTIEVP